One Campylobacter concisus DNA segment encodes these proteins:
- the nusB gene encoding transcription antitermination factor NusB, protein MATRHQVRQAIVSLLYSNEINPVTAEFEEEFLEEKKIRNERKNEALQTFKEVLANKEKLDEILKPHLKDGDFSKVGATELAILRLGLYEMKFSQTDKAVIINEAIELAKELGSDQAPKFINGVLDKIKGDL, encoded by the coding sequence ATGGCCACACGTCATCAGGTCAGACAAGCGATCGTTTCACTGCTTTACTCAAACGAGATAAATCCTGTAACTGCGGAGTTTGAAGAGGAATTTTTAGAAGAGAAAAAGATAAGAAATGAGCGCAAAAATGAAGCTTTGCAAACATTTAAAGAGGTGCTAGCAAACAAAGAAAAACTAGATGAAATTTTAAAACCGCACCTAAAAGACGGCGACTTTAGCAAGGTTGGCGCAACTGAGCTTGCTATCCTTAGACTTGGGCTTTATGAGATGAAATTTAGCCAGACTGATAAAGCTGTCATAATAAACGAGGCGATCGAGCTTGCAAAGGAGCTTGGAAGCGACCAGGCGCCAAAATTTATAAACGGCGTGCTAGATAAGATAAAGGGCGATCTATGA
- the ribH gene encoding 6,7-dimethyl-8-ribityllumazine synthase, which produces MKIIEGNLALKGNEKIAIINARFNHIITDRLVEGAKDAFLRHGGDEKNLTLVLVPGAFEIPMALEKVLASGKFDAVCCVGAVIRGATPHFDYVSAETTKGIANVTLKYAKPVTFGVLTVDNIEQAIERAGSKAGNKGFEAMTGVIEMLNLYKKLGE; this is translated from the coding sequence ATGAAAATAATCGAAGGAAATTTAGCCCTAAAAGGCAACGAAAAGATAGCGATCATAAACGCAAGGTTTAACCACATCATCACAGACCGCTTGGTAGAGGGCGCAAAAGATGCATTTTTACGCCACGGCGGCGACGAGAAAAATTTAACATTAGTGCTAGTCCCTGGCGCATTTGAGATACCTATGGCACTTGAAAAGGTGCTTGCAAGCGGTAAATTTGACGCGGTTTGCTGCGTGGGAGCGGTGATAAGAGGCGCAACGCCACACTTTGACTATGTAAGCGCTGAGACCACCAAAGGCATCGCAAACGTGACGCTAAAATACGCAAAGCCAGTCACATTTGGCGTGCTAACGGTAGATAACATCGAACAAGCGATCGAGCGAGCTGGCAGCAAAGCTGGAAACAAGGGCTTTGAAGCGATGACAGGCGTTATAGAGATGCTAAATTTATACAAAAAGCTAGGAGAGTAA
- a CDS encoding DMT family transporter: MIHFLALLLAGCCEVSGVFFITKFSKSTGVKKWANFILLLGNFALSLTLLSYAMQTIAMSVAYAIWTGIGAIGAVVVGVVFEGEKINFKKALFLALIIFSVIMLKIV, from the coding sequence ATGATCCACTTTTTAGCGCTTTTACTAGCTGGATGTTGTGAGGTCTCTGGCGTCTTTTTTATCACGAAATTTTCAAAAAGCACAGGCGTAAAAAAGTGGGCAAATTTCATCCTTTTACTTGGAAATTTCGCCCTTTCTCTAACGCTACTTAGCTATGCGATGCAAACTATCGCTATGTCGGTGGCGTATGCGATCTGGACAGGCATCGGAGCGATCGGAGCAGTCGTGGTTGGCGTAGTTTTTGAAGGTGAGAAGATAAATTTTAAAAAAGCCTTGTTTTTAGCGCTCATCATCTTTAGCGTCATCATGCTAAAGATAGTTTGA
- a CDS encoding DMT family transporter, whose translation MSNRGFLWIFLGAVAECGWAYGLKHASNLSEFLLTTLLVSISFVSFMKALKYLPVSISYAVFVGFGTAFIVIAEIVSDYVASGIMPNFIRLFFIATLILGVLGLKGMKE comes from the coding sequence ATGTCAAATAGAGGCTTTTTATGGATATTTCTAGGTGCGGTGGCCGAGTGTGGTTGGGCATATGGGCTAAAGCACGCGTCAAATTTAAGTGAATTTTTGCTTACGACGCTGCTTGTAAGCATAAGTTTTGTCTCGTTCATGAAGGCTTTAAAATATCTGCCCGTAAGCATCTCTTATGCAGTATTTGTGGGCTTTGGAACGGCTTTTATCGTTATAGCCGAGATCGTTAGTGACTACGTAGCAAGCGGGATCATGCCAAATTTCATTAGGCTATTTTTCATAGCGACGCTCATTTTGGGCGTGCTTGGACTAAAAGGCATGAAAGAATGA
- the kdsA gene encoding 3-deoxy-8-phosphooctulonate synthase gives MILIAGPCVIESKELVFEVAKRLVKFNENPKLDFYFKSSFDKANRTSISSFRGPGLEKGCEILAEVKKEFGFKILTDIHESYQAQPVGEVADVLQIPAFLCRQTDLLVAAAKTKAVVNIKKGQFLAASAMKHSVKKVLETRGVSGDGYEVAKANGVWLTERGSTFGYGNLVVDMRNLVMMREFAPVIFDATHSVQMPSALGEKSGGDARFVPYLARAAASVGVDGFFYETHINPCEALCDGPNMLNLDELEKVVNDTLKIEEILNF, from the coding sequence ATGATCTTAATCGCTGGACCTTGCGTGATAGAGAGCAAGGAGCTTGTTTTTGAAGTGGCAAAAAGGCTAGTTAAATTTAATGAAAATCCAAAGCTTGACTTTTACTTTAAGTCGAGCTTTGACAAGGCAAATCGCACGAGCATTAGCTCATTTCGCGGCCCTGGGCTAGAAAAAGGTTGTGAAATTTTAGCTGAGGTGAAAAAAGAATTTGGCTTTAAAATTTTAACCGATATCCACGAGAGCTATCAAGCTCAGCCAGTTGGCGAAGTGGCTGATGTGCTGCAAATCCCTGCATTTTTGTGCCGTCAGACTGACCTTCTTGTAGCAGCTGCTAAGACAAAAGCGGTCGTAAATATCAAAAAAGGGCAGTTTTTAGCGGCATCTGCTATGAAACACTCTGTTAAAAAGGTGCTTGAAACAAGAGGTGTTAGCGGCGATGGATACGAGGTCGCAAAGGCAAATGGCGTCTGGCTAACCGAGCGAGGTAGCACCTTTGGATATGGAAATTTAGTCGTTGATATGAGAAATTTGGTGATGATGAGAGAATTTGCGCCAGTCATTTTTGACGCTACCCATAGCGTGCAGATGCCAAGCGCACTTGGCGAAAAAAGTGGCGGAGATGCTAGGTTTGTGCCGTATCTTGCAAGAGCAGCAGCTAGCGTTGGGGTGGATGGATTTTTCTATGAGACGCACATAAACCCTTGCGAAGCGCTTTGCGACGGACCAAATATGCTAAATTTAGACGAGCTTGAAAAGGTCGTAAATGACACGCTAAAGATAGAGGAAATTTTAAATTTTTAA
- a CDS encoding DMT family transporter: MLKRFYISHLGIFYMLFACFMFAVTGAFAKYLSKDMPSIEVVFFRNLIGLFIVIYAIYKFPFKQTGGHFFLLMFRGFVGTVALFAFFYNVAHVNLATAFTFQKTNPIFTAILAAIVFKERLSSLGWFAVFLGFGGILLVIQPNLGINKTDIIGIWSGLGAAIAYTSVKELNKSYGTNIIVLSFMLWGSFLPLICMGMAEFFTYEPLDFLFSKFAMPSWHNVVFILLMGLSGYYFQAFMTKAFAVSKKAGVVAAVSYADVIFTLIIGYFMGDALPNHLALAGIVLVVVSGILVVKEK; this comes from the coding sequence ATGTTAAAAAGGTTTTATATTTCACATCTTGGCATTTTTTATATGCTCTTTGCTTGCTTTATGTTTGCCGTGACTGGCGCATTTGCAAAGTATTTGAGCAAAGATATGCCTTCTATCGAAGTTGTTTTTTTTAGAAATTTGATCGGACTTTTCATCGTCATCTACGCCATCTATAAATTTCCATTTAAACAAACTGGCGGGCACTTTTTCTTGCTGATGTTTCGCGGTTTTGTGGGCACGGTGGCGCTTTTTGCCTTTTTTTATAACGTCGCGCATGTAAATTTAGCCACAGCCTTTACATTTCAAAAGACAAACCCGATATTTACAGCCATTCTCGCAGCTATCGTGTTTAAGGAGCGGCTAAGCTCGCTTGGCTGGTTTGCGGTTTTTTTAGGATTTGGTGGAATTTTGCTTGTTATCCAGCCAAATTTAGGTATCAATAAAACCGATATCATCGGCATTTGGAGCGGCCTTGGAGCGGCTATTGCCTACACGAGTGTCAAGGAGCTAAACAAGAGCTACGGCACAAATATCATCGTGCTAAGCTTCATGCTTTGGGGCTCGTTTTTGCCGCTTATTTGCATGGGGATGGCTGAGTTTTTTACTTATGAGCCTCTGGATTTTTTATTTTCTAAATTTGCTATGCCAAGCTGGCACAACGTCGTGTTTATCTTGCTGATGGGGCTTAGTGGCTACTATTTTCAGGCGTTTATGACAAAGGCATTTGCGGTTAGCAAAAAGGCTGGTGTGGTCGCTGCTGTTAGCTACGCAGACGTCATTTTTACGCTTATTATTGGCTATTTTATGGGCGATGCGTTGCCAAATCACCTAGCACTCGCAGGTATCGTGCTTGTCGTGGTGAGTGGAATTTTAGTTGTTAAAGAAAAATAA
- the der gene encoding ribosome biogenesis GTPase Der, whose translation MQKVILVGKPNVGKSSLFNRLARRRIAITSDVSGTTRDTNKAKIEVEGKECILIDSGGLDDSSELFKNVKAKTLAEAKNSDVILYMVDGKMMPDDEDRAIFYELSKLNLPIALVINKIDSKKDEQREWEFVSFGAKNSFGISVSHNTGVDELSIWLAKHLEAKVQIKADTSDDFDDFLENYNDDGELNDEIDYESKNIRVGIIGRVNVGKSSLLNALVKESRAVVSDVAGTTIDPVNEIYEHDGRVFEFVDTAGIRKRGKIEGIERYALNRTEKILEETDVALLVLDSSEPLTELDERIAGIASKFELGVIIVLNKWDKSSEEFDELCKEIKDRFKFLSYAPIISVSALGGKRVHKIYPLIVEIYKNYTQKIQTSKLNEVIGEATKAHPLPRDKGRVVKIYYAVQFKTAPIMIALIMNRPKCLHFSYKRYLTNKLRESFSLAGVPIVLIPKKRGESDEDKEQ comes from the coding sequence TTGCAAAAAGTAATATTAGTAGGCAAGCCAAATGTCGGCAAAAGCTCACTTTTTAACCGCTTAGCAAGAAGACGCATTGCCATAACAAGCGACGTTAGCGGCACTACAAGAGATACAAACAAAGCTAAGATCGAAGTTGAGGGCAAAGAGTGTATATTAATCGACAGCGGCGGGCTTGATGATAGCAGCGAGCTTTTTAAAAACGTAAAAGCAAAGACCTTAGCAGAGGCTAAAAACTCAGACGTTATCCTCTACATGGTCGATGGCAAAATGATGCCAGATGACGAGGATAGAGCCATTTTTTACGAGCTTAGCAAGCTAAATTTACCAATCGCTCTAGTCATAAATAAAATCGACAGCAAAAAAGACGAGCAAAGAGAGTGGGAATTTGTAAGTTTTGGCGCAAAAAACTCATTTGGCATTTCAGTAAGCCACAACACTGGCGTCGATGAGCTTAGCATCTGGCTGGCAAAACACTTAGAAGCGAAAGTGCAGATAAAGGCCGATACGAGCGATGATTTTGATGATTTTTTAGAAAACTATAACGACGATGGCGAGCTAAACGACGAGATAGACTATGAAAGCAAAAACATAAGAGTTGGCATCATAGGCCGCGTAAATGTCGGCAAAAGCTCACTTCTAAACGCCCTTGTAAAAGAGAGCCGTGCCGTAGTTAGCGACGTGGCAGGCACTACGATCGACCCAGTAAATGAAATTTACGAGCACGATGGCAGAGTTTTTGAGTTTGTCGATACTGCTGGTATCAGAAAGCGTGGCAAGATCGAGGGCATCGAGAGATACGCGCTAAATAGAACTGAGAAAATTTTAGAAGAGACGGACGTGGCGCTACTTGTACTTGATAGCTCTGAGCCACTAACTGAGCTTGACGAGCGTATCGCTGGCATCGCCTCGAAATTTGAGCTTGGCGTCATCATCGTGCTAAACAAATGGGACAAAAGCAGCGAAGAATTTGACGAGCTTTGCAAGGAGATAAAAGATAGGTTTAAATTTCTCTCATACGCGCCGATCATCAGCGTTTCGGCACTTGGTGGCAAAAGAGTGCATAAAATTTACCCACTCATAGTTGAAATTTATAAAAACTACACCCAAAAAATCCAAACTTCAAAGCTAAATGAAGTGATCGGCGAAGCAACCAAAGCGCATCCACTGCCACGAGATAAAGGCAGGGTCGTGAAAATTTACTACGCAGTGCAGTTTAAAACCGCACCTATCATGATAGCGCTCATAATGAACCGCCCAAAATGCCTGCACTTTAGCTACAAACGCTACCTGACAAACAAGCTTAGAGAGAGCTTTAGTCTAGCTGGCGTGCCTATCGTGCTAATCCCTAAAAAACGTGGAGAGAGTGATGAAGACAAAGAACAATAA
- a CDS encoding shikimate kinase gives MKTKNNNIVLIGFMGVGKGTTARALSKALKTMNLDCDDLLESSQNMKIKAIFDEFGEEHFRQLEKDLAKFLATNVKNAIISTGGGFAKVKNLNKIGTVIYLKASFDAIMQRLKNSKNSEKKLAKRPLLSDLKKAEALHLEREKLYEKKADYIVEVEGKTPKQIVKEIRILLKV, from the coding sequence ATGAAGACAAAGAACAATAATATCGTTTTGATAGGGTTTATGGGCGTTGGCAAGGGCACAACCGCAAGGGCGCTAAGCAAGGCGCTAAAGACGATGAACCTTGACTGCGACGACTTGCTAGAGAGCTCACAAAATATGAAGATAAAGGCTATATTTGATGAATTTGGCGAAGAGCATTTTAGGCAGCTTGAAAAAGATCTTGCCAAATTTCTAGCCACAAATGTCAAAAATGCGATCATCTCGACAGGTGGAGGCTTTGCAAAGGTTAAAAATTTAAACAAAATAGGCACCGTGATCTATCTAAAAGCAAGCTTTGATGCGATCATGCAAAGGCTAAAAAATAGCAAAAATAGCGAGAAAAAACTCGCCAAACGCCCACTTTTAAGCGACCTAAAAAAGGCTGAGGCACTGCATCTGGAGCGAGAGAAGCTCTATGAAAAAAAGGCTGATTATATCGTTGAAGTGGAGGGCAAAACTCCAAAACAGATCGTAAAAGAGATAAGGATACTTTTAAAAGTTTAG
- the trpS gene encoding tryptophan--tRNA ligase — MRVLTGLQPSGKLHLGNYFASIKQMVDMQEQNEMFMFIANYHAMTSLSDGKALKQNTFDAACAFLALGIDPNKSIFWVQSDVKDVLELYWVLSQHTPMGLLERAHSYKDKVAKGISSHHGLFSYPVLMAADILLYNAQVVPVGKDQIQHVEIARDIAIKFNNEHGEIFTLPEAKIDENVATVPGTNGEKMSKSYGNTIDIFADAKTLKKQISSIVTDGTPLEEPKQWQNCNVYNIAKLFLDESGQRDLQARYERGGEGHGHFKAYLNELVWDYFKEAREKFEHYQNNPDEVAKILDLGAKKAQNVAHATIKKVREAVGIYR, encoded by the coding sequence ATGAGAGTATTAACCGGCCTCCAACCCTCCGGCAAACTACACCTTGGCAACTATTTTGCCTCGATAAAGCAGATGGTTGATATGCAAGAGCAAAATGAGATGTTTATGTTTATAGCAAACTACCATGCGATGACCAGCCTTAGCGACGGCAAAGCGCTAAAGCAAAACACTTTTGACGCTGCGTGTGCGTTTTTGGCACTTGGGATCGATCCAAATAAAAGCATATTTTGGGTGCAAAGTGATGTTAAAGACGTGCTTGAGCTTTATTGGGTGCTAAGCCAGCATACCCCTATGGGCTTGCTTGAGCGCGCGCACAGCTACAAAGACAAGGTCGCAAAGGGCATTAGCTCGCACCACGGACTCTTTAGCTATCCAGTTTTGATGGCGGCTGATATCTTGCTTTATAACGCGCAGGTCGTGCCTGTGGGCAAAGACCAGATCCAGCACGTTGAGATCGCGCGCGATATCGCGATCAAATTTAACAACGAACATGGCGAGATTTTTACTCTGCCTGAGGCAAAGATCGATGAAAACGTCGCTACCGTGCCTGGCACAAACGGCGAAAAGATGAGTAAAAGCTACGGCAACACGATCGATATCTTCGCAGACGCCAAGACGCTTAAAAAGCAAATTTCAAGCATCGTGACCGATGGCACGCCGCTTGAAGAGCCAAAGCAGTGGCAAAACTGCAACGTCTATAACATCGCAAAGCTTTTCTTAGATGAGAGCGGACAGCGCGACTTGCAGGCTAGATATGAGCGTGGTGGCGAGGGTCACGGACACTTTAAAGCCTATCTAAACGAGCTTGTTTGGGACTATTTTAAAGAAGCAAGAGAGAAATTTGAACACTATCAAAACAACCCTGACGAAGTGGCTAAAATTTTAGATCTAGGCGCTAAAAAAGCCCAAAATGTGGCTCACGCAACGATAAAAAAAGTGCGTGAAGCGGTTGGAATTTACAGATAA
- a CDS encoding copper resistance protein CopD yields the protein MQNLYPYAQIIHLFCAIIFVGYLFFDVIILGAASKKMPPELAQKAKQAIGSVAVKIMPICVLLLVLTGGMMMSNWVGSKAGGYFETNLQIAFMIKFCLAMVIVAAVIVNLSCKFIFKRPSPLGNIHPIALTLAVAIVLLAKVMFMV from the coding sequence ATGCAAAATTTATATCCCTACGCGCAGATAATTCACCTTTTTTGTGCGATCATTTTTGTTGGTTATCTATTTTTTGATGTGATCATATTAGGAGCGGCGAGCAAAAAGATGCCGCCAGAGCTCGCTCAAAAGGCAAAGCAAGCCATCGGCTCAGTAGCTGTTAAGATCATGCCTATTTGCGTGCTACTTTTAGTTTTAACTGGTGGCATGATGATGAGTAACTGGGTCGGCAGCAAGGCTGGAGGCTACTTTGAGACAAATTTACAGATCGCTTTTATGATCAAATTTTGCTTAGCGATGGTTATCGTGGCTGCGGTGATAGTAAATTTAAGCTGCAAATTTATATTTAAGCGCCCTAGCCCACTTGGCAACATCCACCCTATCGCACTTACGCTTGCGGTGGCGATCGTATTGCTTGCAAAAGTTATGTTTATGGTTTAA
- the serS gene encoding serine--tRNA ligase gives MINLKLLETNYDEFVKKLEGKNVKASLLDELLHTFNELKQKRKALENFQAIQNAKSKELGVKARAGEDVSELKSELNLNKAALADADEIVKQYEEKLEQISFSVPNITDDDVPFGKDEDDNVCIKTVLEPTKFDFKPKEHWELGESLGWLDFERGAKLSGSRFTVLRGMGARLSRALVNYMIDFNSARGFELVNVPYLVSSNTLFGTGQLPKFEEDLYKVRDEDLYLIPTSEVPVTNLYNDTIIEAEQLPIKMTCYSACFRQEAGSAGRDTRGMIRQHQFEKVELVSITKPDQSEGVLAEMISCASDLLTSLGLPHRHMLLCSGDLGFSAAKTVDLEVWLPGQGKYREISSISNTRDFQARRAKIRFKDGKKNMLVNTLNGSSLAVGRTLIAIMENYQKADGTIEIPEVLKRYM, from the coding sequence ATGATAAATTTAAAACTACTTGAGACAAACTACGATGAATTCGTAAAAAAACTAGAGGGCAAAAACGTTAAAGCTAGCTTGCTAGACGAGCTTTTACACACTTTTAACGAGCTAAAGCAAAAGCGCAAAGCACTTGAAAATTTCCAAGCGATCCAAAACGCAAAGAGCAAGGAGCTTGGCGTAAAAGCAAGAGCCGGCGAGGACGTAAGTGAGCTTAAAAGTGAGCTAAATTTAAACAAAGCTGCCCTTGCTGACGCTGATGAGATCGTTAAACAATATGAAGAAAAGCTTGAGCAAATTTCATTTAGCGTGCCAAATATCACCGACGATGACGTGCCATTTGGCAAGGACGAGGACGATAATGTCTGCATAAAAACGGTGCTTGAGCCAACTAAATTTGACTTTAAGCCAAAGGAGCACTGGGAGCTAGGCGAGAGCCTTGGCTGGCTTGACTTTGAAAGAGGCGCAAAGCTCTCAGGATCTCGATTTACCGTGCTTCGCGGCATGGGAGCAAGGCTTAGTAGAGCGCTTGTTAATTACATGATCGACTTTAACAGCGCGCGCGGCTTTGAGCTTGTAAATGTCCCTTATTTAGTAAGCTCAAACACACTTTTTGGCACCGGTCAGCTACCTAAATTTGAAGAGGATCTTTACAAGGTGCGTGACGAGGACCTCTACCTCATCCCAACTAGCGAAGTGCCTGTGACAAATTTATACAATGACACGATCATTGAGGCCGAGCAGTTACCTATAAAAATGACTTGCTACTCAGCATGCTTCCGCCAAGAGGCAGGCTCAGCAGGACGTGACACTAGAGGTATGATCCGCCAGCACCAGTTTGAAAAGGTCGAGCTTGTAAGCATCACAAAGCCTGATCAAAGCGAGGGCGTGCTTGCTGAGATGATATCTTGCGCGAGCGACTTGCTAACTAGCCTTGGTCTTCCTCACCGCCACATGCTTCTTTGCAGCGGCGATCTAGGCTTTAGCGCGGCAAAGACAGTAGATCTTGAGGTTTGGCTACCAGGTCAGGGCAAATACCGCGAGATAAGCTCTATCTCTAATACTCGTGATTTTCAAGCAAGAAGAGCGAAAATTCGCTTTAAAGATGGCAAGAAAAATATGCTTGTAAATACCCTAAATGGCTCAAGTCTGGCAGTTGGCAGGACGCTAATAGCGATAATGGAGAACTACCAAAAAGCTGATGGCACTATCGAAATTCCAGAAGTTCTTAAAAGGTATATGTAG
- a CDS encoding tetratricopeptide repeat protein translates to MADDEVVVLKPPGEQAEQAPEEAKTEVPEEIVSLESIANDGVLQDESIPEPIPVKKSKKKLFIIIGAAALVLVILIVVLLIVLLKKDKKEEIDTTAIVKNIENNYQTQNFGASKIDEMINKANQLYERGNKFEALKIYENIAVYNQSLSNYNLGVSQMKQEKCDEAIISFNKAITDRENTAVSAINAAVCSLELNNTKNFNYYIGLADSFLQYENSSPLYSYYYALVNYYKGNYYEALQALSHPSTEDYKGEYAYLSAKILSLLGDDERAIAKLEGQKAFKADFTLAQLYARLGKYDKARDYLTKASKNTPNIDLIKMTEALIDLKTADYGDAAAFIKDVYDYNASMPSKIYKIKTILKPDLFDVSLAQAHFSDDMFFDRTRRYETLFYFAPYKVFDAKQSIEQIRKGGVSVFLDDTSAANDYLTQSAAASKVNAKLSEAIAKALNYRLKEANKDFEELAKAYPNHSILQYNLALSYAQLGNFSLAAKHFIASYHQDVNNHLSGIFGAICMDINRNLNPKLVEEIGENLENDKSLKPVNLYASLLSLISGNQSAMIRWLEEPKEPTTLNLAFDIIIAKISNNDELMSKKADELIKILPNDIIANILNFISKNKDQNVKEYAKAIQIYFFDKNLDSNAFYHGADIIKKQYIKLLQISGLLTRERDKLRAELKSAPKNINLIQTLAYVDIFTNDFDESYKLYNEVIDEFKINDAGTLFLASVAATGANKITNAIALLELTKLNDPSAVENRAALGFMYQQIDNIKAALIQYSKVGNVGYNNEFYDFMIDN, encoded by the coding sequence GTGGCTGATGACGAGGTTGTAGTTCTAAAACCACCTGGCGAGCAAGCAGAGCAAGCGCCTGAAGAGGCAAAGACAGAGGTTCCTGAAGAGATCGTCTCGCTTGAGAGCATCGCAAATGATGGCGTGCTTCAAGATGAGAGCATCCCAGAGCCAATACCAGTAAAAAAGAGCAAGAAAAAGCTCTTTATCATCATCGGTGCGGCTGCTTTGGTGCTTGTCATCTTGATAGTTGTTTTGTTAATCGTCTTGCTAAAAAAAGATAAAAAAGAGGAGATAGACACTACAGCTATCGTAAAAAATATAGAAAACAACTACCAAACGCAAAATTTTGGCGCTTCAAAGATCGATGAGATGATAAACAAGGCCAACCAGCTTTATGAGCGTGGCAACAAATTTGAAGCGTTAAAAATTTATGAAAACATAGCTGTTTATAACCAGTCGCTTTCAAACTACAACCTCGGCGTTTCGCAGATGAAACAAGAAAAATGCGACGAGGCGATCATCTCGTTTAACAAAGCGATAACTGACCGCGAAAACACCGCAGTTAGCGCCATAAACGCCGCTGTTTGCTCGCTCGAGCTAAATAACACCAAAAATTTCAACTACTACATAGGGCTTGCGGACTCCTTTTTGCAGTATGAAAACAGCTCGCCACTTTACAGCTACTACTATGCGCTGGTTAATTATTACAAGGGTAATTACTACGAGGCGCTACAAGCTCTCTCACACCCTAGCACAGAGGACTATAAGGGCGAGTATGCTTACTTGAGCGCTAAAATTTTATCGCTTCTTGGCGATGACGAGAGAGCCATAGCTAAGCTTGAAGGGCAAAAGGCGTTTAAGGCTGATTTTACGCTAGCACAGCTCTACGCAAGACTTGGCAAATACGACAAGGCAAGGGACTATCTAACAAAGGCTTCTAAAAATACGCCAAATATCGATCTTATCAAGATGACTGAGGCGCTGATCGATCTAAAAACGGCTGATTATGGCGATGCGGCGGCATTTATCAAAGATGTCTACGACTACAACGCCTCGATGCCAAGTAAAATTTACAAGATAAAAACCATCCTAAAGCCAGATCTTTTTGACGTTAGCCTAGCTCAGGCGCACTTTAGCGACGATATGTTTTTTGATAGGACAAGGCGCTATGAGACGCTATTTTACTTCGCACCTTACAAGGTCTTTGACGCAAAACAGAGCATCGAGCAGATAAGAAAAGGTGGAGTTAGCGTCTTTTTAGATGACACCTCAGCGGCAAATGACTACCTCACACAAAGTGCCGCCGCCTCAAAGGTCAATGCCAAACTTAGTGAAGCCATCGCAAAGGCACTTAACTACCGCTTAAAAGAGGCAAACAAGGACTTTGAAGAGCTTGCCAAAGCCTATCCAAACCACTCGATCTTGCAGTATAACCTAGCTCTTAGCTACGCTCAGCTTGGAAATTTTAGCCTTGCAGCAAAGCACTTTATAGCAAGCTATCATCAAGATGTAAATAACCATCTCTCTGGCATCTTTGGCGCTATCTGCATGGATATAAATAGAAATTTAAATCCAAAGTTAGTTGAAGAGATCGGAGAAAATTTAGAAAACGACAAGAGCCTAAAGCCTGTAAATTTATATGCCTCGCTTCTAAGCCTGATAAGTGGCAACCAAAGCGCGATGATAAGGTGGCTTGAAGAGCCAAAAGAGCCTACAACGCTAAATTTAGCCTTTGATATCATCATCGCTAAAATTTCAAACAACGATGAGTTAATGTCAAAAAAAGCTGATGAGCTGATTAAAATTTTGCCAAATGATATCATCGCAAATATCTTAAATTTCATCTCTAAAAACAAAGATCAAAACGTCAAAGAGTACGCAAAAGCGATACAAATTTACTTCTTTGATAAAAATCTCGACTCAAACGCCTTCTACCACGGCGCTGATATCATTAAAAAGCAATACATCAAGCTGCTTCAGATCTCAGGCCTGCTAACAAGGGAGCGCGATAAGCTAAGAGCCGAGCTAAAGAGCGCGCCAAAAAATATAAATTTGATCCAAACTCTAGCCTACGTGGATATCTTTACAAACGACTTTGATGAGAGTTATAAACTTTATAATGAGGTCATAGACGAGTTTAAGATAAATGACGCTGGGACGCTCTTTTTGGCCTCTGTGGCAGCCACTGGAGCAAACAAAATAACAAATGCGATCGCACTTTTGGAGCTTACAAAACTAAATGATCCAAGCGCTGTCGAAAACAGAGCTGCCCTTGGCTTTATGTATCAGCAAATCGATAACATCAAAGCCGCACTTATACAATACAGCAAAGTTGGAAACGTAGGATATAACAACGAATTTTATGATTTTATGATAGATAACTAG